One region of Termitidicoccus mucosus genomic DNA includes:
- a CDS encoding glycoside hydrolase family 2 protein: MPGPRLSPFRQSFLRVLSAICCVFIAAAVMARETLDFNRAWRFTRSDPDGAQAPSFDDSGWSVVSTPHTFNDTDTFDNWSPPGHRGEGEQWSGRAWYRKTFAVPAPWRGKKVFIEFEAARQVAEVWLNGEKLGTAKSGFTPFGFDLTPHLKTDGSPNVLAVMTDNRFMVDPDPGAKLAPGQDRAGSLHDMLVRMERDMPARLEDLQAGQIPWNNPHWHPAHGGIYRNVFLHVTDPLHITLPLHSFLQTEGPYAYATEISAARARVGIDVPFRNDRASAQHAVVRVEIFDASRNKVLAAEAARDIAPGASGKVTLSSDIIRPLLWQPGYPHLYRVVCSLSVDGRTVDRTEVPLGIRTVRWDPQAGFFINGSHVKLHGWGQKPTDEWPGLGAAQPDRLHAYTLRLMLDAGGNFVRWGHAAAGPASIVAADRFGIVTLQPGVDGEMDTSGAAWELRSAAFRDVIIYFRNHPSILIWEGGNQKVSRGHAAELRAHMDNYDPHGGRVYAHRRADEITAAFMDIGIGTEGGREIARLPVVEGEYNREEAPRRVWDDFSPPTFGYAAVPGKVQTYRLNSEQFAVNQIAHYVKKLGSPAHAGGANWIFSDSTSGGRVETEVARASGEVDGARLPKEAWFVCAAMWRSDPQVHIIGHWAYPAGVKKTIHVASNADEVELLLNGKSLGRAKPEMRYLFTFPSVAFSPGSLTARAWRGGKEIAAHTLRTAGPAVALRMTSPLTGRPEKKTYDGLPAKSVLLSADGADVALVDVEAIDADGNRCPTWQGRVDFALEGPAVWRGGYNSGRPGSINHTHLDLEAGINRVALRATLEPGRGVLRARADGLRSAGIEFESMPPPSPVFAASPSVERFQPEAVLPVSAPDWQAVPALARPQPPLVRTASADEKMAGRFTKTFSYSAPGSQITHLDTDAQPGKNAYADTDSPFGELPAILRGADWIKACNSDALYNAVDLVELAVGTGAVVIIAHDDRLPRPPWLADQFEQTPDKIAVLGKPMTLFVRRMPDGGSLTAGANTEAGAPAQANMYVVFVAAAK, from the coding sequence ATGCCCGGTCCCCGCCTTTCTCCGTTTCGCCAGTCGTTTTTGCGCGTCTTGTCCGCCATTTGCTGCGTTTTCATCGCCGCCGCCGTCATGGCGCGCGAGACACTTGACTTCAACCGCGCCTGGCGTTTCACGCGCTCCGACCCGGACGGCGCCCAGGCTCCCTCGTTTGACGACTCGGGCTGGAGCGTCGTTTCGACGCCGCACACGTTCAACGACACCGACACGTTCGACAACTGGTCGCCCCCCGGGCATCGTGGCGAGGGCGAACAATGGAGCGGCCGCGCGTGGTATCGGAAAACATTCGCCGTTCCCGCCCCGTGGCGCGGCAAAAAGGTTTTCATCGAGTTCGAAGCCGCGCGGCAGGTCGCCGAGGTCTGGCTCAACGGCGAAAAACTCGGCACGGCCAAAAGCGGTTTCACCCCCTTCGGTTTCGATCTCACCCCGCACCTCAAAACCGACGGCTCGCCCAACGTCCTCGCGGTCATGACGGACAACCGCTTCATGGTCGATCCCGATCCCGGGGCGAAACTCGCACCCGGCCAAGATCGCGCGGGCTCACTGCACGACATGCTCGTGAGAATGGAGCGCGACATGCCCGCCCGCCTTGAGGATTTGCAAGCCGGCCAGATTCCCTGGAACAATCCGCACTGGCATCCCGCGCACGGCGGCATCTATCGGAATGTTTTTCTGCATGTCACCGATCCGCTGCACATCACGCTTCCGCTCCACAGTTTCCTGCAAACCGAGGGGCCTTATGCCTACGCCACCGAAATCAGCGCCGCGCGCGCCCGTGTCGGCATCGACGTGCCCTTTCGCAACGACCGCGCCAGCGCGCAGCACGCCGTAGTGCGAGTCGAGATTTTCGACGCCTCGCGCAACAAGGTGCTGGCCGCCGAGGCCGCGCGGGACATCGCGCCCGGTGCCTCGGGCAAGGTCACGCTTTCCAGCGACATCATCCGCCCTCTGCTCTGGCAGCCCGGCTACCCGCATCTCTACCGCGTCGTCTGCTCACTCTCCGTTGACGGCCGGACGGTCGACCGCACCGAGGTTCCGCTCGGGATTCGCACCGTGCGATGGGACCCGCAGGCCGGTTTTTTCATCAACGGCTCGCACGTCAAGCTTCACGGCTGGGGCCAGAAACCCACCGATGAATGGCCCGGCCTCGGCGCGGCGCAGCCCGACCGGCTGCATGCCTACACCCTGCGCCTCATGCTCGACGCCGGCGGCAACTTCGTCCGCTGGGGTCATGCCGCCGCGGGCCCCGCCTCCATCGTCGCCGCCGACCGCTTCGGCATCGTCACGCTCCAGCCCGGCGTGGACGGCGAGATGGACACTTCCGGCGCGGCCTGGGAACTGCGCTCCGCCGCCTTTCGCGACGTCATCATCTATTTTCGCAACCACCCCTCCATCCTCATCTGGGAGGGCGGCAACCAGAAGGTCTCGCGCGGGCACGCCGCCGAGTTGCGCGCGCACATGGACAACTACGACCCGCACGGCGGGCGCGTCTATGCGCACCGGCGGGCCGACGAAATCACCGCCGCGTTCATGGACATCGGCATCGGCACCGAGGGCGGACGCGAAATCGCGCGCCTGCCGGTGGTCGAGGGCGAATACAACCGCGAGGAAGCGCCGCGCCGCGTGTGGGACGATTTTTCACCCCCGACTTTCGGCTACGCCGCCGTGCCCGGCAAGGTGCAGACCTACCGCCTCAACTCCGAGCAATTCGCCGTCAACCAGATCGCGCACTACGTGAAAAAACTCGGCTCACCCGCGCACGCCGGCGGGGCGAACTGGATCTTTTCCGATTCGACCAGCGGCGGCCGGGTCGAAACCGAGGTCGCGCGCGCCAGCGGCGAGGTGGACGGCGCGCGGCTGCCCAAGGAAGCCTGGTTCGTCTGTGCCGCGATGTGGCGCTCCGATCCGCAGGTCCACATCATCGGTCACTGGGCCTATCCGGCGGGCGTGAAAAAGACTATCCATGTCGCGTCCAACGCCGACGAGGTCGAACTCCTCCTCAACGGAAAATCTCTCGGGCGCGCAAAGCCGGAAATGCGCTACCTCTTCACGTTTCCCAGCGTCGCATTTTCCCCCGGCAGCCTCACCGCCCGCGCCTGGCGCGGCGGAAAGGAAATCGCCGCGCACACCCTGCGCACCGCGGGACCGGCGGTCGCGCTGCGCATGACTTCGCCGCTCACCGGCCGGCCTGAAAAAAAGACGTATGACGGTCTCCCGGCCAAAAGCGTTTTGTTGTCCGCCGATGGCGCGGACGTCGCCCTCGTCGATGTCGAGGCCATCGACGCCGACGGCAACCGTTGCCCCACGTGGCAGGGCCGGGTTGATTTCGCCTTGGAAGGTCCGGCCGTCTGGCGCGGCGGTTACAACAGCGGTAGACCCGGCAGCATCAACCACACCCATCTCGACCTCGAAGCCGGCATCAACCGCGTGGCCCTGCGCGCCACGCTGGAACCGGGCCGGGGCGTCCTTCGCGCCCGGGCCGACGGGCTCAGAAGCGCCGGAATAGAGTTTGAATCCATGCCGCCGCCATCCCCTGTTTTCGCCGCGTCGCCTTCCGTCGAGCGTTTTCAGCCGGAGGCCGTGCTCCCTGTTTCAGCGCCCGACTGGCAGGCCGTTCCCGCGCTCGCCAGGCCGCAGCCGCCGCTGGTAAGGACTGCCTCGGCCGATGAAAAAATGGCGGGACGCTTCACCAAGACATTTTCCTATTCCGCGCCGGGCTCGCAAATCACGCACCTCGACACCGACGCGCAACCGGGGAAAAACGCCTACGCGGACACCGACTCGCCGTTCGGTGAACTGCCCGCGATTCTGCGCGGCGCCGACTGGATAAAAGCCTGCAACAGCGACGCGCTCTACAATGCCGTCGATCTCGTGGAACTCGCGGTGGGCACGGGCGCCGTCGTCATCATCGCCCACGACGACCGCCTCCCGCGCCCGCCGTGGTTGGCAGACCAGTTCGAACAGACGCCGGACAAGATTGCCGTGCTCGGAAAGCCGATGACCCTTTTCGTCCGCCGCATGCCTGACGGCGGCAGCCTGACAGCCGGCGCGAACACCGAGGCCGGCGCGCCCGCGCAGGCAAACATGTATGTGGTCTTCGTGGCCGCCGCGAAGTAG
- a CDS encoding agmatine deiminase family protein, which produces MPAEWEPQAAIWLSWPHKRASWPGQFRPIPGVFAGIVAQISRFQRVRINCAAALQPRAKTLCARACADLARAGADFARVTFYDHPTNDAWCRDHGPIFVKNDRTGEVAVTDWVHNAWGGKYPPYDLDNTIPPLVARKLRLRRFENDMVLEGGSIDVNGAGLLLTSEQCLLNKNRNPHLTREQIEQNLRDYLGVKTILWLGDGIVGDDTDGHIDDLTRFYKPDGLITVVEPDKRDKNHAILAENTARLRAMRAPGGKPFDLVELPMPRPFAFKGQRVPASYANFLIINGAVLVPVFRQKKRDAQACAIIGSCFPGREIIPIDCYQLIWGLGTLHCISQQQPA; this is translated from the coding sequence ATGCCCGCCGAATGGGAGCCCCAGGCCGCCATCTGGCTCTCCTGGCCTCACAAACGCGCCTCGTGGCCCGGACAATTCCGCCCCATCCCCGGCGTGTTCGCCGGCATCGTCGCGCAAATCAGCCGCTTCCAGCGCGTCCGCATCAACTGCGCCGCCGCCCTCCAGCCCCGCGCCAAAACCCTTTGCGCCCGCGCCTGCGCCGACTTGGCGCGCGCCGGGGCCGACTTCGCCCGCGTCACCTTCTACGACCATCCCACCAACGACGCCTGGTGCCGCGACCACGGCCCCATCTTTGTCAAAAACGACCGCACCGGCGAGGTCGCCGTCACCGACTGGGTGCACAACGCCTGGGGCGGCAAATACCCGCCCTACGACCTCGACAACACCATTCCGCCCCTCGTCGCCCGCAAACTCCGCCTCCGCCGTTTCGAAAACGACATGGTGCTCGAAGGCGGCTCCATCGACGTCAACGGCGCCGGCCTGCTCCTCACCAGCGAGCAATGCCTGCTGAACAAAAACCGCAACCCGCATCTCACCCGCGAACAGATCGAGCAAAATCTCCGTGATTACCTCGGCGTGAAAACCATCCTCTGGCTCGGCGACGGCATCGTTGGCGACGACACCGACGGCCACATCGACGACCTCACCCGCTTCTACAAACCCGACGGCCTCATCACCGTCGTCGAGCCGGACAAACGCGACAAAAACCACGCCATCCTCGCAGAAAACACCGCCCGCCTCCGCGCCATGCGCGCGCCCGGGGGCAAACCCTTCGACCTCGTGGAGCTTCCCATGCCGCGCCCCTTCGCCTTCAAGGGCCAGCGCGTCCCCGCCAGCTATGCAAATTTTCTTATCATCAACGGCGCCGTGCTCGTGCCCGTCTTCCGCCAGAAAAAACGCGACGCCCAGGCCTGCGCCATCATCGGAAGCTGCTTCCCCGGTCGCGAAATCATCCCCATCGACTGCTATCAGCTCATCTGGGGACTCGGCACCCTTCACTGCATCTCCCAGCAACAACCCGCCTGA
- a CDS encoding winged helix-turn-helix transcriptional regulator, producing the protein MKFPLPPVQTDAHAERCPVRDVLDCIGDRWSLLTLAALSNGTLRFTRLKHAIGDISARMLAQTLRVLERDGYVLRQVYPTIPPKVEYTLTALGRSLLVKIIPLIEWAGKNHPRIRKARKTYVPPAANPAL; encoded by the coding sequence ATGAAATTTCCCCTCCCTCCCGTCCAGACCGACGCTCACGCCGAACGCTGCCCCGTGCGCGACGTGCTCGACTGCATCGGCGATCGCTGGAGCCTGCTCACGCTCGCCGCGCTCTCCAACGGCACGCTGCGCTTCACGCGGCTGAAACACGCCATCGGCGACATCTCCGCGCGCATGCTTGCCCAGACCTTGCGCGTCTTGGAGCGCGACGGCTATGTCCTGCGCCAAGTGTATCCGACCATCCCGCCCAAAGTCGAATACACCCTGACCGCACTCGGGCGCTCCCTGCTCGTAAAAATCATCCCGCTCATCGAATGGGCGGGGAAAAACCATCCGCGCATCCGCAAAGCGCGCAAAACCTACGTGCCGCCTGCCGCCAACCCGGCGCTCTGA
- a CDS encoding response regulator transcription factor: protein MRSAPKPLILIVEDEEELAKLIAAQLEEAGMQTQVYTRCAHAMRFLKRNFANLLLLDINLPDQSGFQLLEELKKSDISIPTIFLTGNTQEMSKVRGLDMGGDDYITKPFSYPELVARINAVLRRAEASSDLHVTKNAKVSDNPFEFCGARITPIRLEIEFPNGTITKLGRKELGILSYLNQNRGVVITRKALIHSVWGIHADVKSRSLDQYIVKVRELFRNNGLSLDAFRTVHSIGYIFEPEPSGQETVAGDINSDQI, encoded by the coding sequence ATGCGCTCAGCACCTAAACCCCTAATCCTAATAGTCGAAGACGAGGAAGAACTCGCGAAGCTCATCGCCGCGCAGCTCGAAGAAGCGGGGATGCAAACGCAGGTCTACACGCGTTGCGCCCATGCCATGCGGTTCTTGAAGCGCAATTTCGCCAATCTTCTTCTGCTCGACATCAACCTGCCCGACCAATCGGGTTTCCAGCTTCTTGAGGAACTCAAGAAGAGCGACATCTCCATCCCGACGATTTTCCTTACCGGAAACACGCAGGAGATGAGCAAGGTCCGCGGGCTCGACATGGGTGGCGACGACTACATTACGAAGCCGTTCAGCTATCCGGAGTTGGTCGCGCGCATCAACGCGGTGCTTCGTCGCGCCGAGGCGTCCAGCGATCTGCATGTCACCAAGAACGCCAAGGTGAGCGACAACCCGTTTGAGTTCTGCGGTGCGAGAATCACGCCCATCCGGCTGGAAATCGAGTTCCCCAACGGCACGATCACAAAGTTGGGACGCAAGGAATTGGGCATCCTTTCGTATCTGAACCAGAATCGCGGCGTGGTCATCACCCGCAAGGCGCTCATCCACTCCGTCTGGGGCATTCATGCCGACGTGAAGAGCCGCTCGCTCGACCAATACATCGTGAAAGTGCGCGAACTTTTCCGCAACAACGGCTTGAGCCTCGACGCCTTCCGCACCGTGCACAGCATCGGCTACATCTTCGAGCCGGAGCCCTCGGGCCAGGAGACCGTGGCCGGAGACATCAATTCGGACCAGATTTGA
- a CDS encoding carbon-nitrogen hydrolase — protein sequence MAKVTLGLLQHACTADPAANLKKTLALAGQAARKGANIICTQELFRSQYFCQSENHDHFALAEPIPGPSTRAFQKIARRHGVVIIASLFEKRASGLYHNTAAIIDADGSLLGTYRKMHIPDDPLFYEKFYFTPGDTGFRAWETKFGKVGVLVCWDQWYPEAARLTAMQGAEILFYPTAIGWHPSEKAHYGVNQHGAWETIQRSHAVANGCYVASINRIGHETIAGVGGDGLEFWGQSFVAGTSGQILAKASVDKEEVLLVPLDLAKVDVTRTHWPFLRDRRIDAYENLTRRFID from the coding sequence ATGGCCAAAGTCACACTCGGACTCCTCCAGCACGCCTGCACCGCCGACCCCGCGGCCAATCTCAAAAAAACGCTCGCCCTCGCCGGGCAGGCCGCCCGCAAGGGCGCAAACATCATCTGCACGCAGGAACTCTTCCGCTCGCAATATTTCTGCCAGAGCGAGAATCACGATCACTTCGCGCTCGCCGAACCCATCCCCGGCCCCAGCACGCGGGCCTTCCAGAAAATCGCCCGGCGGCACGGCGTCGTCATCATTGCCTCGCTCTTCGAAAAACGCGCCAGCGGCCTCTATCACAACACCGCTGCCATCATCGATGCCGACGGCTCGCTCCTCGGCACCTACCGGAAAATGCACATTCCGGACGACCCGCTCTTCTACGAAAAATTCTACTTCACGCCCGGCGACACCGGCTTCCGCGCCTGGGAAACGAAATTCGGAAAAGTCGGCGTCCTCGTCTGCTGGGACCAATGGTATCCCGAGGCCGCGCGCCTGACCGCCATGCAGGGCGCGGAAATCCTCTTCTATCCCACCGCCATCGGCTGGCACCCGTCCGAAAAAGCCCATTACGGCGTCAACCAGCACGGTGCTTGGGAAACTATCCAGCGCTCGCATGCCGTCGCCAACGGCTGCTACGTCGCCTCCATCAACCGCATCGGCCACGAAACCATCGCGGGCGTCGGCGGCGACGGCCTCGAATTCTGGGGCCAGAGCTTTGTTGCCGGCACGAGCGGCCAGATTCTGGCCAAAGCCAGTGTGGACAAGGAGGAAGTCCTGCTCGTCCCTCTCGATCTCGCGAAAGTCGATGTGACGCGCACCCACTGGCCCTTCCTCCGCGACCGCCGTATCGACGCCTACGAAAACCTCACGCGGCGCTTTATCGACTGA
- a CDS encoding ABC transporter ATP-binding protein, which produces MAKVVIENLIKDYPDKNGEAVRAVDSINLIVEDREFMVLVGPSGCGKSTTLRMVAGLEDITGGAISIDGRVVNDVLPKDRDIAMVFQNYALYPHMSVYDNMAFGLKLRKMPKAEIDARVREAAAMLGLDAYLDRRPKALSGGQRQRVAVGRAIVRKPKVFLFDEPLSNLDAKMRVSTRTEISRLHDRLGATMIYVTHDQTEAMTMGDRICVMKDGRIMQVAEPLALYDHPANLFVAGFIGSPPMNFFRGKLRDAGGRIEFVEDAPAAPAVIALPPALETRARDHGGKAVVLGIRPENLRLLSAPEPGRTISATVEIAEPMGAETYLYLRSQATAFVARVEPTAAHKTGESVHVVAEPSRLHLFDAESETAL; this is translated from the coding sequence ATGGCCAAGGTCGTCATCGAAAATCTCATCAAGGACTACCCCGACAAAAACGGCGAGGCCGTGCGCGCGGTGGATTCCATCAACCTCATCGTCGAGGACCGCGAGTTCATGGTGCTCGTCGGCCCGTCCGGCTGCGGCAAGTCCACCACGCTGCGCATGGTCGCGGGGCTTGAGGACATCACCGGCGGCGCCATTTCCATCGACGGACGCGTCGTGAACGACGTGCTCCCTAAGGACCGCGACATCGCGATGGTTTTTCAGAACTACGCGCTCTACCCGCACATGAGCGTTTACGACAACATGGCCTTCGGCCTGAAACTGCGCAAGATGCCCAAGGCCGAGATCGACGCGCGCGTGCGCGAGGCCGCCGCCATGCTCGGGCTCGACGCCTATCTCGACCGCCGCCCCAAGGCCCTCTCCGGCGGCCAGCGCCAGCGCGTCGCGGTGGGCCGCGCCATCGTCCGCAAGCCGAAGGTGTTTCTCTTCGACGAGCCGCTGTCCAACCTCGATGCCAAGATGCGCGTCTCCACCCGCACGGAAATCTCGCGCCTGCACGACCGCCTCGGCGCGACGATGATCTACGTGACGCATGACCAGACCGAGGCGATGACGATGGGCGACCGCATCTGCGTGATGAAGGACGGGCGCATCATGCAAGTCGCCGAGCCGCTCGCGCTCTACGACCATCCCGCGAATCTCTTTGTCGCCGGGTTCATCGGCTCGCCCCCGATGAATTTCTTCCGGGGCAAACTCCGGGACGCGGGCGGGCGGATCGAATTTGTCGAAGACGCCCCCGCCGCGCCGGCCGTCATCGCCCTGCCACCCGCGCTCGAAACCCGCGCGCGCGACCATGGCGGCAAAGCCGTCGTGCTCGGCATCCGTCCCGAAAACCTGCGTCTCCTGTCCGCGCCGGAACCCGGCCGCACCATCTCCGCGACAGTGGAGATCGCCGAGCCGATGGGCGCCGAGACTTATCTTTACCTGCGCTCGCAGGCGACTGCATTCGTCGCGCGTGTCGAACCAACCGCCGCGCATAAAACAGGCGAGAGCGTGCACGTCGTCGCGGAGCCGTCGCGCCTGCATCTTTTCGATGCCGAAAGCGAAACGGCGCTCTGA
- a CDS encoding ABC transporter ATP-binding protein produces MIEVRNLTRVFRTYKKRPGFLGGLYGLFKRDFEEIAAAKEVSFDIAEGEFVGFLGPNGAGKTTTLKMLAGLIYPTGGSARVAGFDPTRRENAYRRIFALVLGQKNQLWWDLPAQESFLLLRHIYNLPAADYKATLDELVELLGVGPKLNVMVRELSLGERMKMELIAALLHRPRVLFLDEPTIGLDVVSQKAVRQFLRDYNRRHRVTILLTSHYMADIQELCERVIVIHKGTKIYDGELDRLESRQGARRKIIKFIPQPGRFPEHWASAHGAALRDDEGRVTLTVPADAVVSVSQEILSAGPVVDITIEDVPLEDIIAELFNSR; encoded by the coding sequence ATGATCGAAGTCCGCAATCTCACCCGCGTCTTCCGCACCTATAAAAAACGCCCCGGTTTCCTGGGCGGGCTCTACGGCCTGTTCAAACGCGACTTCGAGGAAATCGCGGCGGCGAAGGAGGTTTCGTTCGACATTGCCGAGGGCGAGTTCGTCGGTTTTCTCGGCCCCAACGGCGCGGGCAAGACCACCACGCTCAAGATGCTCGCCGGGCTCATCTATCCGACCGGCGGCAGCGCGCGCGTGGCCGGGTTCGACCCCACGCGCCGCGAAAACGCCTACCGCCGCATCTTCGCGCTCGTCCTCGGCCAGAAAAACCAGCTCTGGTGGGATCTGCCCGCGCAGGAGTCGTTCCTGCTCCTGCGCCACATCTACAACCTGCCCGCCGCCGACTACAAAGCCACGCTCGACGAACTGGTCGAACTGCTCGGCGTCGGCCCGAAGCTCAACGTGATGGTACGCGAGCTTTCCCTCGGCGAGCGCATGAAGATGGAGCTCATCGCCGCGCTCCTGCACCGACCGCGCGTCCTGTTTCTCGACGAGCCGACCATCGGCCTCGACGTGGTCTCGCAAAAGGCCGTGCGCCAGTTCCTGCGCGACTACAACCGCCGCCACCGCGTCACCATCCTGCTCACCAGCCACTACATGGCGGACATCCAAGAACTCTGCGAACGCGTCATCGTGATCCACAAGGGGACAAAGATCTACGACGGCGAACTTGACCGCCTCGAATCGCGCCAGGGCGCGCGCCGCAAAATCATAAAATTCATCCCGCAGCCCGGCCGTTTTCCCGAGCACTGGGCCTCCGCCCACGGCGCCGCCCTGCGGGACGACGAAGGGCGCGTGACGCTCACCGTGCCCGCCGACGCGGTCGTGAGCGTCTCGCAGGAAATCCTCTCCGCCGGCCCCGTCGTGGACATCACCATCGAGGACGTTCCGCTGGAGGACATCATCGCCGAGCTGTTCAACTCGCGATGA
- the crcB gene encoding fluoride efflux transporter CrcB: MIYLCIGLGGALGSMARFAMAGAVDRWTGAAFPWGTLLVNVTGCFVIGFFATLTSTGGRWPVGALGRQGFMTGVLGGFTTFSAFSLQTLELAQAGRWLSAGGYAGASLAMCLVAVWLGHAAAVTVNAAGGA; encoded by the coding sequence ATGATTTATCTGTGCATCGGACTGGGCGGGGCGCTCGGCAGCATGGCGCGTTTCGCGATGGCGGGCGCGGTGGACCGCTGGACGGGCGCGGCGTTTCCCTGGGGCACGCTGTTGGTGAATGTGACGGGCTGTTTCGTCATCGGATTTTTCGCCACGCTCACCTCGACGGGCGGACGCTGGCCGGTGGGCGCGCTGGGGCGGCAGGGCTTTATGACCGGCGTGCTCGGCGGGTTCACGACCTTCTCGGCGTTCAGCCTGCAAACACTGGAACTCGCGCAGGCCGGGCGCTGGCTGTCCGCCGGCGGCTACGCCGGCGCGTCGCTGGCGATGTGCCTGGTCGCGGTCTGGCTCGGCCATGCGGCGGCGGTGACGGTGAATGCGGCGGGCGGCGCGTGA
- a CDS encoding SDR family oxidoreductase, producing the protein MSTPTNSASITIAVTGATGQLGRIVIDRLLAIRPAASIIAVVRNPDKAAPLAARGIQVREAAYDDAPALDRALAGAGRVLLIASNEIGRRTAQHRNVIAAAGRRKVERLVFTSLLHADISPLSLAGEYRETEAALKESGMPHVILRNGWYAENHTALAPAALANGVLHGSAGDGRISSASRADFAEAAVKVLTGDVPVSSGQIFELAGDEAHTLAGLAAEISRQTGKNIPYKNLPEADYRAMLVNAGLPEALAAGFASWDADASRGALFDDGRQLSRLIGRATTPLSESVAQALKSVSAT; encoded by the coding sequence ATGAGCACACCGACAAACTCCGCATCCATCACCATCGCCGTCACCGGCGCCACCGGCCAGCTTGGCCGCATCGTCATCGACCGCCTGCTGGCGATCCGGCCCGCGGCCTCGATTATCGCGGTCGTCCGCAACCCGGACAAAGCCGCGCCGCTCGCCGCGCGCGGCATCCAAGTCAGAGAGGCCGCTTACGATGACGCTCCCGCGCTCGACCGGGCGCTCGCGGGAGCCGGGCGGGTGCTGCTGATCGCATCCAACGAGATTGGCCGGCGGACCGCGCAGCATCGCAACGTCATTGCCGCCGCCGGGCGCCGGAAAGTGGAGCGGCTGGTTTTCACGAGTTTGCTGCATGCCGATATTTCCCCGTTGAGTCTGGCCGGCGAATATCGCGAGACGGAAGCCGCATTGAAAGAGTCGGGTATGCCGCATGTCATCCTGCGCAACGGCTGGTATGCCGAAAATCACACCGCCCTTGCGCCGGCGGCGCTGGCCAACGGAGTCTTGCATGGCAGCGCGGGCGACGGGCGCATCTCCTCGGCGAGCCGGGCCGATTTTGCGGAGGCGGCGGTCAAGGTGCTCACCGGAGACGTGCCCGTCTCCAGCGGGCAAATCTTTGAACTGGCGGGCGACGAGGCGCATACGCTGGCCGGGCTCGCCGCGGAGATTTCCCGGCAGACGGGAAAGAATATTCCCTACAAAAACCTGCCCGAGGCCGATTATCGCGCGATGCTTGTGAATGCCGGCCTGCCCGAGGCGCTGGCCGCAGGGTTCGCGAGCTGGGATGCAGATGCTTCCCGCGGCGCGTTATTCGATGACGGACGGCAATTGTCGCGATTGATCGGACGGGCAACGACGCCTCTTTCCGAATCGGTCGCGCAGGCATTGAAGAGCGTTTCGGCAACTTGA
- the hisG gene encoding ATP phosphoribosyltransferase produces MSATAPLLMLGLPKGSLEESTKALFAKAGWKITTSSRSYKPSIDDAELDGRFIRAQEVSRYVEHGFFDCGLTGYDWIQENESDVVEVCDLIYSKASTQKSRWVLCVPEASSVQKPEDLAGKRIATEMVGTVKRYFAQKNIPVTVEFSWGATEVKVPDLVDAIVDITETGSSLRANKLRIVDTLLETNTKFIANKASWANPAKRKKIETIALMLTGALEAGGKVGLKLNAPKAGLDTLLKALPALRNPTVSPLASPEWVALETIIDESIAREIIPQLKSMGAEGIIEYPLNKVVF; encoded by the coding sequence ATGTCAGCCACCGCACCGCTTCTCATGCTCGGCCTGCCCAAAGGCAGCCTCGAGGAATCCACCAAGGCCCTTTTCGCCAAGGCCGGCTGGAAAATCACCACCAGTTCGCGTTCCTACAAACCGTCCATCGACGACGCCGAACTCGACGGCCGCTTTATCCGCGCCCAGGAGGTCAGCCGCTATGTGGAGCATGGCTTTTTCGATTGCGGGCTGACCGGATACGACTGGATCCAGGAAAACGAGTCCGATGTCGTCGAAGTCTGCGATCTCATCTACAGCAAGGCCTCCACGCAAAAATCCCGCTGGGTGCTCTGCGTGCCCGAGGCATCCTCCGTGCAAAAACCCGAGGACCTCGCCGGCAAGCGCATCGCCACCGAGATGGTCGGCACCGTGAAACGCTATTTCGCCCAAAAGAACATCCCCGTGACGGTCGAGTTCTCCTGGGGGGCGACCGAGGTGAAGGTGCCCGATCTCGTGGACGCGATCGTGGACATCACCGAAACCGGCTCGTCGCTGCGCGCCAACAAGCTGCGCATCGTGGACACGCTCCTCGAAACCAACACCAAGTTCATCGCCAACAAGGCCAGCTGGGCCAATCCCGCCAAGCGCAAGAAAATCGAGACCATCGCGCTCATGCTCACCGGCGCCCTGGAGGCGGGCGGCAAGGTCGGCCTCAAACTCAACGCCCCGAAAGCCGGGCTCGACACGCTGCTCAAAGCGCTTCCCGCGCTCCGCAACCCGACGGTCTCGCCGCTCGCCTCGCCCGAGTGGGTCGCGCTCGAAACCATCATCGACGAAAGCATCGCCCGCGAAATCATTCCGCAGCTCAAGTCCATGGGGGCCGAGGGCATCATCGAGTATCCGCTGAACAAGGTGGTATTCTGA